From Nitrospirota bacterium, a single genomic window includes:
- a CDS encoding homoserine dehydrogenase yields MISRVGVGIIGLGTVGTGVAKILLENAAVISRRVGVPIEIVRIADLDVTKDRGLALPPGVLTTDAKQILNDPSIDIVVELVGGCDFAKRIILEAIAAGKQVVTANKALLALHGEEIFAAASRKGVDIGFEASVGGGIPVIQALREGLAANTIQSIYGIINGTANYILSRMTSEGQSFDSVLGDAKQAGYAEADPTFDVAGIDSAHKLAILVALAYGTPVNFKEVYTEGITHITPLDIAYAKEFGCTIKLLGIAKLVGNEVEARVHPTMLPASSPLAQVEGVYNAIQFVGDAVGDVVLYGRGAGSMPTGSAVVSDLIAISRNLLKGAVGRVPPASFQQDQRRPLRMRPMEEISSLYYLRFMVLDRPGVLSQIAGELGRCGISISSVLQQGRRDGQTVPVVIKTHTAMERDVQAALRAINQMAFISEPTTLIRVEGKDE; encoded by the coding sequence ATGATCTCGCGCGTGGGCGTCGGCATCATCGGGCTCGGCACGGTCGGAACGGGGGTCGCGAAGATTCTCTTGGAGAATGCGGCCGTGATCAGCCGCCGTGTCGGTGTGCCGATCGAGATCGTCCGAATTGCGGACCTGGATGTGACGAAGGATCGGGGTCTGGCCTTGCCGCCCGGTGTCCTCACGACCGATGCGAAGCAGATTCTCAACGATCCGTCGATCGACATCGTGGTCGAGTTGGTCGGGGGCTGCGATTTCGCCAAACGCATCATTCTGGAAGCCATTGCGGCAGGCAAACAGGTCGTCACCGCGAATAAGGCCCTGCTCGCATTACATGGAGAAGAAATCTTTGCCGCGGCCTCCCGCAAGGGCGTCGACATCGGTTTCGAAGCGAGCGTGGGAGGAGGAATTCCCGTCATCCAGGCGCTGCGGGAAGGACTGGCGGCCAACACCATCCAATCCATTTACGGGATCATCAACGGGACGGCCAATTACATCCTCTCGCGCATGACCAGTGAAGGCCAGAGTTTTGACTCGGTGCTCGGCGACGCGAAGCAGGCAGGGTATGCCGAAGCGGACCCGACCTTCGATGTGGCCGGGATCGATTCGGCGCACAAACTGGCGATCCTGGTGGCGCTGGCCTATGGCACGCCGGTCAATTTTAAAGAGGTGTATACCGAGGGGATCACCCACATTACGCCGCTCGATATCGCCTATGCCAAAGAGTTCGGCTGTACGATCAAGCTGCTGGGCATTGCCAAGCTGGTGGGCAACGAAGTCGAAGCCCGCGTGCATCCCACGATGCTGCCGGCCTCGTCTCCGCTCGCTCAGGTCGAAGGGGTCTACAACGCAATTCAATTTGTCGGCGATGCCGTGGGCGATGTGGTGCTCTATGGCAGGGGCGCCGGGTCCATGCCGACCGGCAGCGCGGTGGTCAGCGACCTCATTGCCATTTCGCGCAATCTGCTGAAGGGCGCGGTGGGGCGAGTGCCGCCCGCTTCGTTCCAGCAGGATCAGCGTCGTCCGCTTCGTATGAGGCCGATGGAAGAGATCAGCTCGCTCTATTACCTGCGCTTCATGGTGTTAGACCGCCCCGGTGTTTTGTCGCAGATCGCAGGGGAGCTGGGCCGGTGCGGCATCAGTATTTCGTCCGTCCTCCAACAGGGGCGACGTGACGGGCAGACGGTGCCGGTCGTGATCAAGACCCATACGGCCATGGAGCGCGATGTCCAGGCGGCATTGCGCGCGATCAACCAGATGGCCTTTATTTCCGAGCCGACGACGCTGATTCGCGTCGAGGGCAAGGACGAGTGA
- the thrC gene encoding threonine synthase yields the protein MIRWRGLIEEYRKFLPVTDRTPVVTLGEGNTPLIRATRLAQQIAPGIDLYLKIEGANPTGSFKDRGMTMAISKAVEAGAKAVICASTGNTSASAAAYGARAGLAVYVLIPAGKIAMGKLSQAMMHQATVIQIEGNFDQALTIVKELSVSHHIELVNSLNPYRIEGQKTAAMEVCDQLGDAPTIHVLPVGNAGNITAYWKGYQEYRAANQSTKLPRMIGFQASGAAPIVLGHIVENPQTVATAIRIGNPASWQAALNVVKESSGAIDSVTDEEILQAYRMVAATEGVFCEPASAASVAGVMKLSKQGGLREGETVVCTLTGHGLKDADTAISVSAQPKTVRATREDVARLLRV from the coding sequence ATGATTCGTTGGCGTGGCCTGATCGAAGAATATCGCAAGTTTCTCCCTGTGACCGACCGTACCCCCGTGGTGACGTTGGGGGAAGGCAATACGCCGCTCATCAGGGCGACGAGGCTGGCTCAGCAGATCGCGCCGGGCATCGATCTCTATCTCAAAATCGAAGGCGCGAATCCCACGGGATCGTTCAAGGACCGTGGCATGACGATGGCGATCTCGAAGGCTGTCGAGGCCGGCGCCAAAGCGGTCATCTGCGCGTCCACGGGGAATACCTCTGCCTCTGCCGCAGCCTATGGGGCGCGGGCCGGGCTGGCGGTCTATGTGTTGATCCCTGCCGGGAAAATTGCAATGGGCAAACTGTCCCAGGCCATGATGCACCAGGCCACGGTCATTCAGATCGAAGGCAACTTCGATCAGGCCCTGACCATCGTGAAGGAATTGTCGGTGAGCCATCACATCGAGCTGGTCAACTCACTGAATCCCTATCGGATCGAGGGACAGAAGACCGCCGCGATGGAAGTCTGTGATCAGCTCGGCGATGCGCCGACCATCCATGTCCTGCCGGTCGGGAATGCCGGCAACATTACGGCCTATTGGAAGGGCTATCAGGAATATCGTGCGGCCAATCAATCCACGAAACTCCCGCGCATGATCGGGTTTCAGGCCTCCGGCGCGGCGCCGATCGTGCTGGGCCACATCGTGGAGAATCCGCAGACCGTGGCCACGGCGATTAGGATCGGCAATCCGGCCAGTTGGCAAGCCGCGTTGAATGTCGTGAAGGAATCATCCGGGGCGATCGATTCGGTCACAGATGAGGAAATTTTGCAGGCCTATCGGATGGTGGCGGCGACGGAAGGCGTTTTCTGCGAACCAGCCTCCGCTGCATCGGTGGCCGGCGTGATGAAGTTGAGCAAGCAGGGCGGGCTTCGCGAAGGCGAGACGGTGGTCTGTACCTTGACAGGCCATGGGTTGAAAGATGCCGATACGGCGATTAGTGTATCGGCTCAACCGAAAACCGTTAGAGCGACGCGGGAGGATGTCGCTCGTCTTTTAAGGGTGTAG
- the apgM gene encoding 2,3-bisphosphoglycerate-independent phosphoglycerate mutase — translation MKYVILHADGMADLPRQELGGQTPLQAASTPHLDRLAKEGELGLLAAAPEGVRRGSGLMGTALLGYDPKKQYQGPGPFEAASLGVAVGEHDVVYRCTMVTLRADATAGKGGLDEIKKLGPHVVMDDATAGLISTEEARELIEAINEQLGSEMIQFYPGLGHRHLMVWVNGKSRAVCQDPQSLVGRPIAEALPTGEGADHLWKLMDASFQILRDHPLNEERSKAGQKPANGLWLWGQGRAVFWPSLAERFKMTGTVVSQSDVHRGLGMMAGLEAVDGARLAGGDLRTQAAVALEDLKKKDFAYVHVELPDEVAYGSDVAAKVKAIEAVDRELVGPLLEGLAKSGPYRLAAFCDAGNVHQGQAAEGPGFFAYRDSAVDPSAGSGRKFTEADAQASTVPPRDATKFVVRLFAKGS, via the coding sequence ATGAAATATGTGATTCTCCATGCCGACGGGATGGCAGACCTTCCCCGGCAGGAATTGGGCGGACAGACTCCTCTTCAGGCGGCCTCGACTCCTCATCTCGATCGTCTCGCGAAAGAGGGAGAGCTGGGACTCTTGGCTGCGGCGCCCGAGGGCGTGCGGCGGGGGAGCGGGTTGATGGGGACGGCCCTCCTCGGATACGACCCGAAGAAACAATATCAGGGTCCCGGTCCATTCGAAGCAGCTAGCCTGGGCGTCGCCGTCGGCGAGCATGACGTGGTCTATCGTTGCACGATGGTTACGTTGCGGGCAGACGCGACCGCGGGCAAAGGTGGATTGGATGAGATTAAGAAGCTGGGGCCGCATGTGGTCATGGACGATGCGACGGCTGGCCTGATTTCGACGGAAGAGGCTCGTGAATTGATCGAGGCGATCAATGAACAGCTCGGGTCGGAGATGATTCAGTTCTATCCAGGCTTAGGTCACCGCCATCTCATGGTGTGGGTCAACGGGAAGTCGCGCGCGGTCTGTCAGGATCCGCAGTCGCTGGTCGGTCGGCCGATCGCCGAGGCCTTGCCGACGGGCGAGGGGGCGGACCATTTGTGGAAGCTCATGGACGCGTCATTTCAGATCTTGCGCGATCATCCCCTTAATGAGGAGCGCAGTAAGGCGGGGCAGAAGCCGGCCAATGGTCTCTGGCTCTGGGGCCAGGGCCGGGCCGTGTTCTGGCCCAGCCTGGCGGAGCGTTTTAAGATGACCGGTACGGTGGTGTCGCAGAGCGATGTCCATCGGGGGCTCGGCATGATGGCAGGGCTCGAAGCGGTGGATGGTGCGAGGTTGGCCGGCGGGGATCTGCGCACCCAAGCGGCGGTGGCGCTGGAGGACCTCAAGAAAAAAGATTTTGCCTATGTGCATGTGGAGTTGCCGGACGAGGTTGCCTATGGATCGGACGTCGCGGCCAAGGTGAAGGCGATTGAAGCGGTCGATCGCGAACTGGTCGGGCCGTTGCTTGAAGGGCTGGCCAAATCCGGTCCCTACCGCCTTGCGGCTTTCTGTGATGCGGGCAACGTGCATCAGGGTCAGGCGGCGGAGGGGCCGGGCTTCTTCGCCTATCGTGACAGTGCCGTCGATCCCTCAGCCGGAAGCGGACGAAAATTCACCGAAGCCGATGCCCAGGCGTCGACTGTGCCTCCGCGTGATGCGACGAAGTTCGTCGTGCGATTGTTCGCAAAAGGATCCTGA
- a CDS encoding aspartate kinase: MALIVQKYGGTSVGTIERIRCVAERVEKAHKEGHRVVVVLSAMSGETDRLLKLAHEVTSLPDDRELDMLLSTGERVTIALLAMALRARGLDAKSFTGRQVGIMTDSAHTKARITKVAAERIREALSKGVIPVVAGFQGINEQSDVTTLGRGGSDLTAVALAAALKADRCIIFTDVDGVYTSDPNIVPAARRIDKISYEEMLEMASLGAKVLQSRSVEFAAKFNVPVEVNSSFKEGKGTLVTREDEDMEAVAVSGVTGDRNQAKITIVGVPDKPGIASKIFGPVAKANINVDMIIQNMSQSGLTDMSFTIPRVDISKAMPIIQDVAKGIEAKSVAVTEAIAKVSLVGVGMRSHSGVAAKMFEVLAREGVNILMISTSEIKISCVIDEKYVELAMRSLHTAFGLDQAPAGSRPAK; encoded by the coding sequence GTGGCGCTGATTGTTCAGAAATACGGGGGGACATCCGTCGGCACGATCGAGCGGATCCGTTGCGTGGCCGAACGAGTCGAGAAGGCTCACAAGGAGGGTCATCGGGTCGTCGTTGTTCTGTCTGCGATGAGCGGCGAAACGGATCGGTTGCTCAAGCTGGCCCACGAGGTGACATCGCTGCCGGACGATCGCGAGCTGGACATGCTCCTGTCGACGGGAGAGCGGGTGACCATTGCCTTGCTGGCGATGGCCTTGCGGGCCCGCGGGCTCGATGCCAAATCGTTCACGGGCCGTCAAGTTGGGATCATGACCGACAGCGCCCATACGAAAGCGCGGATTACCAAGGTGGCGGCTGAGCGCATCCGTGAAGCCCTGTCCAAAGGGGTGATCCCGGTGGTGGCCGGGTTTCAAGGGATCAACGAACAGTCGGATGTCACGACGCTGGGGCGCGGAGGCTCCGATCTGACGGCGGTGGCGCTGGCGGCGGCCTTGAAGGCCGATCGCTGCATCATCTTTACCGACGTCGATGGGGTCTATACCTCAGACCCGAACATTGTGCCGGCGGCGCGCCGCATCGACAAGATTTCCTATGAGGAAATGCTGGAGATGGCCAGTCTGGGCGCCAAAGTGCTGCAGAGCCGCTCGGTTGAATTTGCGGCGAAGTTCAATGTGCCGGTGGAGGTGAACTCCAGTTTCAAAGAAGGAAAGGGGACGCTCGTGACGCGTGAAGATGAGGATATGGAGGCGGTCGCGGTGTCGGGAGTCACCGGGGATCGGAATCAGGCCAAAATCACGATCGTGGGCGTGCCGGACAAGCCGGGCATTGCATCGAAAATTTTCGGGCCGGTGGCCAAAGCCAATATCAATGTTGATATGATCATTCAGAATATGAGCCAGTCCGGCCTGACGGATATGTCCTTTACGATTCCACGGGTGGACATCTCGAAGGCCATGCCGATCATCCAGGATGTGGCGAAGGGGATCGAGGCGAAATCGGTGGCCGTGACCGAGGCGATCGCTAAGGTCTCGTTGGTCGGCGTCGGGATGCGTTCCCATTCTGGGGTTGCGGCCAAAATGTTCGAGGTTCTGGCGCGGGAAGGCGTAAACATCCTCATGATCAGCACGTCGGAGATCAAGATCTCCTGCGTCATCGATGAAAAGTATGTGGAGCTCGCGATGCGTTCGCTCCATACCGCGTTCGGACTGGATCAAGCGCCGGCCGGGAGCCGACCAGCAAAGTAA
- the cimA gene encoding citramalate synthase yields MARKTPQSGSSKGKQATASAPGTTAPAVKPALEIYDTTLRDGAQAEDVSFSVEDKVRVAQQLDGLGVQFIEGGWPGANPKDIEFFRMIKTVPLQTATVVAFGSTRKASNAVQNDQNIKSLLDAETSVITLFGKSWSLHVTDALNISLAKNLELISDSVAHLRSKGRRLFYDAEHFFDGYKTNPDYALETIRQAVAAGAERVILCDTNGGTMPWEIKEICEVVRRECAVPLGIHAHNDCEMAVANSLMAIETGILQVQGTINGIGERCGNANLCSIIPNLELKMKRPVLGDRLSHLKRVSGFVTEIANLMPNTHQPYVGDSAFAHKGGVHIHAVLKNPATYEHVIPSLVGNRQRMLLSDAAGRSGLMEKVEAYGIKLDKDHAKLQELIDVLKERESQGYQFEAAEGSFELLMRKAMGTHKPSFQLLGFRVIVEKKQDQGAMLSEATVMVKVGDVVEHAAAAGAGPVNALDHALRKALEKFYPQLKEVKLLDYKVRVLSADRGTESKVRVLIESGDHKDKWGTVGVSENIMEASWQALADSIEYKLLAKDH; encoded by the coding sequence ATGGCTCGAAAAACACCTCAATCAGGATCTTCGAAAGGCAAGCAGGCCACGGCGTCAGCGCCTGGCACGACTGCTCCTGCCGTGAAGCCGGCATTGGAAATCTACGACACGACGCTGCGCGATGGTGCCCAGGCCGAGGACGTCAGTTTCTCGGTGGAAGACAAGGTGCGGGTTGCGCAACAGCTAGACGGGCTGGGCGTGCAGTTCATCGAGGGCGGGTGGCCCGGCGCAAATCCCAAAGATATCGAGTTCTTCCGGATGATCAAGACGGTCCCGTTGCAGACGGCGACGGTCGTGGCCTTCGGCTCGACGAGAAAAGCCAGCAACGCGGTACAGAACGATCAGAATATTAAATCGCTGCTGGATGCCGAGACCTCAGTGATCACGCTCTTCGGGAAGAGCTGGTCGCTGCACGTCACTGACGCGCTCAATATTTCTCTCGCGAAGAATCTCGAACTCATCAGCGATTCTGTGGCCCATCTCCGCTCGAAGGGCCGGAGACTGTTCTACGATGCGGAACATTTTTTCGACGGCTATAAGACGAATCCGGACTATGCGCTGGAAACCATTCGCCAGGCGGTGGCAGCCGGCGCCGAACGGGTAATTCTTTGCGACACCAATGGCGGGACGATGCCGTGGGAAATCAAAGAGATTTGCGAGGTCGTACGGCGTGAATGCGCGGTGCCCCTGGGGATTCATGCCCACAACGATTGTGAAATGGCCGTCGCGAACTCGTTGATGGCGATCGAAACCGGCATCCTGCAAGTACAGGGGACGATCAACGGGATCGGCGAGCGGTGCGGCAACGCCAATCTCTGTTCCATCATTCCCAATCTTGAACTGAAGATGAAACGTCCGGTGCTGGGAGATCGCTTGAGCCATCTCAAGCGGGTGTCCGGATTCGTGACCGAAATCGCGAACCTCATGCCCAACACGCATCAGCCCTACGTGGGAGATTCGGCCTTCGCCCATAAGGGCGGGGTCCATATCCATGCGGTGCTGAAGAACCCCGCGACCTATGAACATGTGATTCCGTCGTTAGTCGGGAACCGCCAGCGGATGTTACTCTCGGATGCGGCAGGCCGGAGCGGGTTGATGGAAAAGGTCGAGGCTTACGGGATCAAATTAGACAAGGATCACGCCAAGTTACAAGAGTTGATCGATGTACTGAAGGAGCGTGAAAGCCAGGGCTACCAATTTGAGGCGGCGGAAGGCTCCTTCGAGTTGCTCATGCGGAAAGCCATGGGGACCCATAAGCCTTCCTTTCAACTTCTGGGGTTCCGGGTGATCGTCGAGAAAAAACAGGACCAGGGCGCCATGTTGTCGGAGGCCACGGTCATGGTGAAGGTCGGTGATGTGGTGGAGCATGCGGCAGCGGCAGGAGCTGGCCCGGTCAATGCGCTCGACCATGCCTTGCGGAAAGCCCTGGAAAAGTTCTATCCCCAGCTCAAAGAAGTCAAACTGCTCGATTATAAAGTGCGGGTCTTGTCGGCCGATCGCGGAACTGAATCGAAGGTTCGGGTCTTGATTGAATCGGGCGATCACAAGGATAAATGGGGCACCGTCGGCGTCTCCGAGAACATCATGGAGGCGAGCTGGCAAGCGCTGGCAGACAGCATCGAGTACAAATTGCTCGCCAAAGACCACTGA
- a CDS encoding MerR family transcriptional regulator → MGNEPRLGSKVFYKIGEVSQIAKLPAYVLRFWESEFPFLKPKKSRGNQRLYVRREIETVLEIKRMLYEEGHTLAGVKRYWARRGRVASQRIRPKELAQKLRGNLQAILKILESY, encoded by the coding sequence ATGGGGAACGAGCCCAGGCTGGGCAGCAAGGTTTTTTATAAGATCGGCGAAGTCAGCCAGATCGCCAAGTTGCCAGCCTATGTGCTGCGATTCTGGGAATCGGAATTCCCGTTTCTCAAGCCCAAGAAAAGTCGTGGGAATCAGCGGCTCTATGTCAGGCGTGAAATCGAAACGGTGTTGGAAATCAAACGGATGCTGTACGAAGAGGGCCATACCCTCGCAGGCGTCAAGCGTTATTGGGCCAGGCGAGGTCGGGTAGCAAGTCAACGGATCCGCCCCAAAGAACTGGCGCAGAAACTGCGGGGGAATCTCCAGGCGATTCTCAAAATCCTGGAATCGTATTAA
- the surE gene encoding 5'/3'-nucleotidase SurE has translation MRILVTNDDGVLSPGLTALAKALAKVGEVWVVAPDRERTAAAHAVTLHKPLRVQELGKRIYAVSGTPVDCVNLAVLKLLPAPPDLLVSGINKGVNLGDDVLYSGTVSAAMEGTILGIPSMAVSQEGQERFHFTAGARYAVRIARLILKDGLPDETLVNLNIPDRPFSAITGVRVTCLSRRRFDNPIIEKVDPRGRTYYWIAGTRVSWSRSKDADHEALEQGAVSLTPVHLDTTNHRALERFRKWEMGRRPAAAPKPKGKKRS, from the coding sequence ATGCGAATTTTAGTGACCAACGATGACGGGGTTCTTTCGCCAGGTTTGACGGCGCTGGCCAAGGCCTTAGCCAAAGTCGGCGAGGTCTGGGTCGTGGCGCCGGATCGTGAGCGGACCGCCGCGGCCCATGCGGTGACGCTCCATAAACCGCTGCGCGTGCAGGAGTTGGGGAAGCGGATCTATGCCGTCAGCGGCACGCCGGTCGATTGTGTGAATTTGGCCGTGCTGAAGCTTCTCCCTGCACCGCCCGATCTCCTTGTGTCCGGTATCAACAAAGGCGTGAACCTTGGCGACGACGTCTTATATTCCGGCACTGTGTCGGCCGCGATGGAAGGGACGATCCTCGGTATTCCCTCCATGGCTGTCTCGCAGGAGGGGCAGGAGCGGTTTCATTTCACTGCGGGAGCTCGCTATGCCGTTCGCATCGCTCGATTGATTCTCAAAGATGGTTTGCCGGACGAAACATTGGTCAATTTGAATATTCCTGATCGGCCCTTCTCGGCCATTACGGGCGTGCGCGTGACCTGTCTCAGCCGCAGGCGGTTCGATAATCCGATTATCGAGAAGGTCGATCCACGAGGCAGGACCTACTATTGGATTGCCGGAACCAGAGTGTCCTGGAGCCGGAGCAAGGATGCGGACCACGAGGCGTTGGAGCAGGGGGCCGTCTCGCTTACGCCTGTGCATCTCGATACGACGAACCACCGGGCGTTGGAGCGATTCCGTAAATGGGAAATGGGGCGCCGTCCTGCTGCGGCGCCGAAGCCAAAAGGTAAGAAGAGGAGCTAG
- a CDS encoding DedA family protein, with product MIEAIITELSRFIVSMISTFGYTGIFVTMAIESACIPLPSEIIMPFAGYLVSSGQFTMLGVTLAGAIGNVAGSIVAYYAGVWGGRPFVERYGPYMLVSRTDIATADRWFAKYGEAAVFFGRMLPVVRTFISLPAGIAGMNIYRFILFTFLGALPWCYLLAYIGVKMGEEWEHLRDYFHQFDVVIGLSLALGLGYFLWSHWPKRRVNPEL from the coding sequence CTGATCGAAGCGATCATTACGGAACTGAGCCGGTTTATCGTGTCGATGATTTCGACGTTCGGCTACACCGGCATTTTCGTGACCATGGCCATTGAAAGCGCCTGCATTCCCTTGCCTAGCGAGATCATCATGCCCTTCGCCGGCTATCTCGTATCATCGGGCCAGTTCACGATGCTGGGCGTGACCTTGGCCGGCGCAATTGGAAACGTCGCTGGTTCGATTGTGGCCTATTATGCCGGTGTCTGGGGTGGTCGGCCTTTCGTCGAGCGATACGGTCCCTACATGCTGGTGTCGCGAACGGATATCGCGACGGCGGATCGCTGGTTTGCCAAGTATGGAGAGGCGGCGGTATTTTTCGGCCGAATGCTTCCTGTTGTCCGGACCTTCATTTCGTTGCCGGCGGGCATTGCCGGCATGAATATCTATCGGTTCATCCTCTTCACCTTCCTCGGCGCTTTGCCCTGGTGTTATCTCCTGGCCTATATCGGCGTGAAAATGGGAGAAGAGTGGGAGCACCTGCGCGACTATTTCCATCAGTTCGACGTCGTGATCGGCTTGAGCTTGGCGCTTGGCTTGGGCTATTTTCTCTGGTCCCATTGGCCGAAGCGCCGCGTGAATCCGGAGCTGTAA
- the cysS gene encoding cysteine--tRNA ligase, which translates to MLSLYNTLTGKKEPFHSLQPKHVKMYVCGVTVYDYCHIGHARSALVFDMIRRYLEFSGYQVEFVKNFTDVDDKIIKRANERGVSCDKITAEFIEAYYQDMGKLGVRRATNEPKATEHMAEIIQLVDTLIQKGLAYPVAGDVYFQVEKYRDYGRLSKRKLEDLQAGARVDVDERKRHPMDFALWKGSKPGEPSWESPWGPGRPGWHIECSAMAMRHLGETFDIHGGGMDLIFPHHENEIAQSCGATGKEFARYWIHNGFVQINQEKMSKSLGNFFTIREIFEKSEWPEDITGEMLRYFLLATQYRGPLDFSDHAIKEAKQALDGFYDLFQRLHEAGGRATGEPELVPAIDRAQEAFRQAMDDDFNTPMAMASLQKLRSDVNKFLEQGLSAEGRRLADAAFRSLGAVLGLFQLEAWQFKLTAGAPSEREGSQTVLADHEIESKLVERNEARKQKDFKKADEIRQFLASRGIVIEDKPDGTSRWKR; encoded by the coding sequence ATGCTCTCGCTCTACAACACGCTGACCGGAAAAAAAGAGCCGTTCCACTCGCTCCAGCCGAAGCACGTCAAGATGTATGTCTGCGGCGTGACCGTCTACGACTATTGCCATATCGGCCATGCGCGGAGCGCGCTCGTGTTCGATATGATCCGGCGGTATCTCGAGTTCAGCGGTTACCAGGTCGAATTCGTCAAGAACTTCACCGACGTGGATGACAAGATCATCAAGCGGGCGAATGAACGGGGCGTCTCCTGCGACAAGATCACGGCAGAGTTCATCGAAGCCTATTATCAGGACATGGGAAAGCTCGGGGTTCGGCGAGCGACGAATGAGCCGAAAGCCACCGAACATATGGCCGAGATCATTCAGCTGGTCGATACGCTGATTCAGAAGGGTCTGGCCTATCCAGTAGCAGGCGATGTCTATTTCCAAGTCGAGAAGTATCGGGACTATGGGCGCCTTTCGAAGCGTAAGCTTGAAGATTTGCAGGCCGGCGCACGAGTGGATGTGGATGAGCGGAAGCGTCATCCGATGGACTTCGCGTTGTGGAAAGGCAGCAAGCCGGGCGAGCCGTCATGGGAGAGTCCCTGGGGGCCAGGGCGTCCCGGTTGGCATATCGAATGTTCCGCTATGGCGATGCGGCATCTGGGTGAGACCTTCGACATTCACGGCGGGGGGATGGATCTCATTTTTCCCCATCACGAGAATGAAATCGCCCAGTCCTGTGGCGCGACCGGGAAAGAATTTGCGCGCTACTGGATCCACAACGGGTTCGTGCAGATCAATCAGGAGAAGATGTCCAAGTCTCTGGGGAATTTCTTCACGATCCGTGAGATTTTTGAAAAGTCTGAGTGGCCGGAAGATATTACCGGAGAGATGTTGCGGTATTTTCTACTTGCGACCCAATATCGAGGCCCGCTCGATTTTTCCGATCACGCGATCAAGGAAGCCAAGCAGGCCTTGGACGGATTCTACGATCTCTTTCAGCGCCTGCACGAGGCGGGAGGTCGCGCCACGGGCGAGCCGGAGCTGGTTCCTGCGATCGATCGGGCGCAGGAGGCCTTTCGGCAGGCGATGGACGACGATTTCAATACGCCAATGGCGATGGCGTCGCTCCAGAAGCTCCGCAGCGACGTAAATAAATTTCTGGAGCAGGGCCTTTCGGCCGAGGGGCGGAGGTTGGCCGATGCGGCTTTCCGATCGTTGGGAGCTGTGCTCGGCCTGTTTCAATTGGAGGCATGGCAGTTTAAACTTACAGCAGGTGCTCCATCAGAGAGGGAGGGTTCGCAGACCGTTCTGGCGGACCATGAGATAGAAAGTAAGTTGGTTGAACGCAATGAAGCCAGGAAACAGAAAGATTTCAAGAAGGCCGACGAGATTCGTCAGTTCCTCGCCTCCCGCGGTATCGTCATCGAAGATAAGCCCGACGGCACCAGTCGCTGGAAGCGATAG
- the rlmB gene encoding 23S rRNA (guanosine(2251)-2'-O)-methyltransferase RlmB — protein MYGLHAVREALRAGTRPLQRLILMRTDRQFADLVQLAKVKRVPVHIEPPPAFARLVPTGNHQGVIAYIAAKSFSTTEAILGRAKTRGEKPFLVLLDGVEDPHNLGAVLRTAEAAGVHGVFIPERRAVGLTPVVAKVSAGAIDHIPVGCVANLIRLIQDLKEEGLWVYGVDPQAEKLHTDIDMTGPIALVLGGEGEGIRPGVLGACDDRIRIPMLGKVQSLNVSAAAAVTLFEAVRQRRRNAAPAVKPTES, from the coding sequence ATCTACGGGCTGCATGCGGTGCGCGAGGCCTTGCGTGCCGGCACGCGTCCGTTGCAGCGGCTGATTTTGATGCGAACCGATCGGCAATTTGCCGATCTCGTGCAGCTGGCGAAGGTCAAGCGAGTCCCCGTTCATATCGAACCCCCTCCGGCTTTTGCGCGATTGGTGCCGACCGGGAATCATCAAGGCGTCATCGCGTATATCGCGGCCAAATCATTCAGCACGACGGAAGCGATTCTCGGCCGGGCAAAGACGCGAGGCGAGAAGCCTTTCCTGGTGCTTCTCGACGGGGTCGAAGATCCTCATAATTTAGGCGCGGTCTTGCGGACAGCTGAAGCGGCCGGTGTTCATGGGGTCTTTATTCCGGAACGTCGCGCCGTCGGTCTGACGCCGGTGGTGGCGAAGGTCTCAGCCGGGGCGATCGATCACATTCCCGTCGGCTGCGTGGCCAATCTGATTCGTTTGATTCAGGATCTGAAAGAGGAAGGCCTCTGGGTTTATGGCGTCGATCCGCAGGCGGAGAAACTCCACACCGACATCGACATGACCGGGCCGATTGCGCTGGTGTTGGGAGGAGAGGGAGAAGGGATTCGTCCCGGTGTGCTGGGGGCCTGTGACGACCGGATCAGAATTCCGATGCTGGGGAAGGTGCAGTCGCTCAATGTCTCGGCTGCCGCAGCCGTCACCCTGTTCGAAGCGGTCCGCCAGCGCCGCAGAAACGCGGCGCCAGCGGTGAAGCCTACCGAATCTTGA